The segment CCGAGCCGCGCGCCGCCGCCCAGGTGTCGCCGGTCGGCATCGGGCAGGAGACGGTGCGCTACGGGGAGGAATGGACATGACGATGTTGCCCGAGACCCCGAGCGTCAAGCTCGGCCTGGTCATCGACCTCGACACCTGTGTCGGTTGTCACGCCTGCGCGGTGAACTGCAAGTCGTGGAACACCGGCGGCTACGGTGCACCGCTGTCGGATCTCGACGCCTACGGCTCGAATCCTGACGGCAGCTGGTTGAACCGCATCCACACCTTCGAAGTCACGCCGGACGAGGGCAAAGCCCAGCTGGTGCATTTCCCGAAGAGCTGTCTGCACTGCGACGACGCACCCTGCGTGACGGTGTGCCCGACCGGTGCGAGCTACAAACGCGCCGAAGACGGCATCGTGTTGGTCAATGAGGACCACTGCATGGGCTGTGGTCTCTGCGCCTGGGCCTGCCCCTACGGCGCACGCGAGCTCGACGGCGACGCCGGCGTGATGAAAAAGTGCACGCTCTGCGTGGACCGCATCTACAACGAGAACCTGCCCGAAGAGGACCGCGAACCGGCCTGTGTGCGCGCCTGTCCTGCGCGCGCGAGGCACTTCGGCGACCTTGCCGACCCGAACTCGGCCGTCTCCAAACTGGTGGCCGAGCGCGGTGGGATGGACCTGATGCCGGGGCAAGGCACCAAACCGGTCAACAAGTACCTGCCGCCGCGACCGCGACGGGAATCGAACACCGGAGCAACTGCAGCCGGCGCTGTCACCGCTGAGCGGCCACCCAACCCCGAGGGCGGTATCCTGGGGTGGCTCGATCGCGCGTTGGAATCCCTGGGGTAGCGCTATGCATCCAGCACCGTCTCTGATCGCTTTCACGACGCTGTCCGGCGTCGGCTTCGGCTTGCTCGCCCTTGTCGGCCTGGGTGCAGGTCCGAATGCCGTCGGCTTTGGTTGGGCCGCGTGCACCGTGGCGGGTGCGCTGTGCGTCACCGGTCTGCTGTGCTCGACGTTGCATCTCGGTCGTCCGGACCGTGCATGGCGGGCCTTGAGCCAGTGGCGCAGTTCGTGGCTCTCGCGTGAGGGTGTGCTGGCGATCGCGACCTTGGCGGTCTTTGCCCTCTATGCGCTGACGTGGCTGTTCGGGACGGGGCGCAGTGCAGTACTCGGTGTACTCATGTCTTCGCTGTCCGTGGCGACGGTCTACGCGACCGGCATGATCTACGGGCAACTCAAGACTGTCCCCACCTGGAGTTGCCCTTGGACACCCTGGAAGTTCCTCGCCCTCGGTTTGTCCAGCGGCAGCCTTGTGCTGCTGGCGCTGATCGGTTTCGCGGGTGAACGCGGCATCCTGTCGACCTTCCTCGCCACCGCCGCACTCGCGTTGGCGGCCGTGGTCGTGTTCAACTGGAAATCGTCTGCGGCCAAGGCGGATCTCGCGAGCGTGGGTGCCACGCCCGAGGAGGCGACCGGGTTGGGCCATATCGGCCGTGTTCGCCTGCTGGAATCGCCACACTCTTCGCCGAACTACCTGATGAAGGAGATGGTGTACAAGGTCGCCCGGCACCGCGCCAAGTCGCTTGCTCGGGTGGCGCTGATCGCCGGCCTGGTGGTGCCTGCCGTGCTCCTGGTGTTGGCCTTTCCGATCGGCGGCGGTTTCGTGGTGTTCGTCGCGGCGCTCTGCCATGTGGTGGGTATCCTGGCGCTGCGCTGGGCGTTCTTCGCCGAAGCCAAGCACGCGGTGTCGAGCTACTACTGACACCGCGCGGCGGCTGCGCCGCGCCCGGTCGCCTCAGGGCAGAAGCACGGTTGCCCCGAAGGGTGTGCCCGATGCGATCGCCTCGTGCGCGGCGACGGCGTCCAGCAACCGGTGCACGCGGTTCATGGCGGCGCCGATCAAGCCGTCGCCTGTCGCACGGCGTAGCCACCGACTGACGGGATGTTCGAGGCGACCCGGTCGCCCGTGTCAAAGCCGGTGAAACCGTCGTAGACGGTTTCGACAACACCGACCCCGTGATTCCCGATGACCACCGGCACGACGGGCACGGGCCAGTCCTGCTACCGCGTGCCCGACGCAGGACCGAGTGCGTGAGGCACCTGCGCTCTACGCATCGGACAGACCCTCAGCGGCGAGGCGCACCGGCCCGCACTGGCGCGCCTGGTTGAATTCACGCAGTCGGGCGAACACGTCGACACCCAGTTGCCGCCAGGCGTCGAGGATGTCGACCATGACCCAATTCTCCCGGATCAGGCCGTTCTCGACGCGCCAGAAGTCGAGCGAACACAGTGTGATGCGTTTACCCGCGGGCGCGATACCCATCCAGCCGTCGTGGGTGACGGTCTGAATCATGTCCGGCCAGCCGGTGACCGCTGCGTAGTTCCCGTCACCGAAGAAGTGGAAGGTGATGTCGTCGTTGGCGTGGCCTCGGTCGGGCATGGCATTGAGGAACGGGATCTGGTGCCAGTTGCGAAAACCGGCGATGCCGCGGGCGGTGCCGATGCCGGCAGGCCCGTACCAGTTCATGCGCGGGTGCCAGAAGCGCGGCATCTCCATGACCTCGGGCCCACCCTCGCTCGGGTGGCGTGTCATGTGCGCGAGCATGGTCACGATGTGGTCGCACGCTGTCGTGGCGGCGTCTCGGTTCCAGGGGCCCGGCACCAGGCCGTCCTGCGTTGCCGGGCCGGGCACGCAGAATTCCCGTCCGAGGCTCGGCGCCATCGGCCAGGCCTTGGCTTGCATCATCACCTCGGGGATATCCCACAGCGTCTGGCACTCGACCACCCGGTCGTTCTCGAAGCGGTAGAACTCGTGGAAGCGCATGTGGGTCAGGTGGCCCGTCGGCGGGATGCCGAGCCACGGAAGCACAAAGGTGCCGACGTAGTGACCGCCACACCCCACCCAGTGGCCACCGTGCTCGGTCTCGCCGGCCATGACAATCCAGTCGCGTCGCTCGAGGTCGGGCATGGCCTCGTGCAGCGGCCGGTAACACGTATCAAACAGGGCCTGCGGCCCGGTGAGGTCCCCGAAGGGGTGCGGCATGTGCACAGTGGCATCGTCCGTGAGCAGCTGCCGCAACGCCGCTTGCACGCCGTCGACGTCGCCGTCGTACAAGGTCTGACGCAAAGGCGCGAGTCGCGCCTTGTGTGTGGTATGTATGTCAGTCATGAGCGCTTCAGGTCGCCCTGTCGCGGGGCGGGTCGGTGGATTGGCGGCGCTATGATCGCACGCATGCCTGTGCGTCAGTACGATACGCGGAAGTCAACCGGCGTGGCCGGCTACCGCGGCCCACGTGTGATCCACTTCGATTCGGCGTGGTAGCAGCGCTCGCCTCTGAACGACACACCAGGCCACGGGTTGGTACACGCGTCACGCCACAAGCGCCCCCGGATGGGCCGAACACACAGGACAGAACATGTACGATCTGATTGTGAGAAACGCCACGCTCACCACAGGCGAGACCGGGGTCGACATCGCCTGTCGAGACGGCAGGATCATCGCTGTCGAAGCCGGGATACCTGCAACTGGGACAGAGGTGATCGATGCCAAGGGATACCTTGTGTCGCCGCCTTTTGTCGATCCGCACTTTCACATGGATGCAACCTTGTCACTCGGGACGCCCAGGGTGAACGTCTCGGGTACCTTGCTGGAGGGGATCGCGCTCTGGGGTGAACTCAAGCAGCTGCAATCCGTGGACGACATCATCGAGCGTGCGATGCGGTACTGCGAGTTGGCTGTCGCCAAGGGCATTGGGTGCATACGCAGTCACGTTGATACGTGCGACGACGCACTCAAGGGGGTGCAAGCGTTGCTCGAGGTGCGCGATCGATTGCGCGATTGCATCGACCTGCAGTTGGTCGCCTTTCCGCAGGACGGTTTGTTGCGGGATCCCACTGCGATGCGCAACACCGTTCGGGCGTTGGACATGGGGGTCGACGTGGTCGGCGGTATCCCGCACTTCGAACGTACGCAGGCAGACGGCGCCGAGAGCGTGCGACTGGCCTGTGAGCTTGCGGCTGAGCGCGGCCTGATGGTCGACCTCCACTGTGACGAGAGTGACGACCCACACAGCCGTCACGTCGAGACCCTCGCGTACCAGAGCCAGCGTCTGGGGCTGCAGGGTCGCGTGGCTGGCTCGCACCTCACCTCGATGCACTCGATGGACAACTACTATGTGTCGAAGCTGATTCCGTTGATCGCAGAGGCAGGTGTGAGTGTCATCCCCAATCCGGCGATCAATATCATGTTGCAAGGGCGGCATGACAGCTACCCCAAGCGGCGTGGATTGACGCGTGTACGCGAACTGCGAGACGCAGGTATTACAGTCGGTTTCGGCTCGGATTGCGTCATGGATCCCTGGTACTCGCTCGGCCGGGCAGACATGCTGGATATTGCGTTCATGGGACTGCACGTCGCTCAGCTGTCCAGTCTGGCTGACATGGCATGGTGCTTTGATGCCGTTACAACCGAATCTGCACGGATCATGGGCCTTCAGGGCTACGGACTCGAGAAGGGCTGTTACGCCGATTTTGTTCTCCTGCAGGCGCGAGACAAGATTCAAGCGGTCCGGCTTCGTGCGCACCGTCTTGCGGTGGTTCGACGCGGTAAGGTGATCTCGACATCGCCTGAGATCACGCATGCGCTTGGCGTGTTGTCGACCAACCTGCTGAATGAAGCGGGCTCCATCGGCCAGTGAGTGTCGGGTGCGACGATCAACGGCATGTTGTCCGCTGGCAGCGGGCTGGGATAGCATAAAAGTCGTGTGAACCTACCTCGACCAACCGTGTTCCCGCAGCTGTGGGTCCGCGCTGACCTCCGGAGAAAGTCGCCATGTGTCACCCCATCATCATGGAATACGTCAAAGGCAAAGCGCTCAGTCGGCGTGAGCTGTTCCGCGGCACAGCCGCTGCCGGCGCCGCCATCGTGGCCTCGTCGGCCATGGCGCCACGACCGGTTCTCGCCCAGGCGGCCAGTCGGGTGGTCGACATGACGCACACTCTCACCCACGACTTCCCGACCTACTTTGGCGAACAACAGTTTTTCGACGAAGACGTCTTCACGTACGCCGAGAACAGCTTCAACTTGAAGATGTTGCAGGTGAACGAACACACAGGCACCCACATTGACGCCCCGTTGCATTTCACGGACGGTGGCACATCGATCGACGAAGTCCCGGTGGAATCGCTTGTGTGTCCACTGGCCATCATCGATATCCGCGAAAAGGCGGCAGCGAATGCAGACGCCCAGGTAACGCCTGACGATCTGAAAGCGTGGATTGCCCAGCATGGTCCTATCCCGCCGGGCGCGTGCGTGGCGCAAAATGCCGGTTGGCAGTCGCGACTGGGTACACCCGGGTTCAGAAACGCCGATGACGAGGGCAAGATGCACTTCCCAGCGTTTCACGTCGAGGCGGTCAAGATGCTGCTCGAAGAGGCCGAGGTGGCAGGCATCGCAGTGGACACCTTGTCAATTGACTACGGGCTCTCGGCGGATTTCATTACCCACTACACGTGGTTGCCTGCAAACCGCTGGGCTGTCGAGAACATGGCCAACCTCGACCAATTGCCCGCGACCGGCGCCACCTTGATTGTGGGTGCGCCCAAGCACGCAGGCGGTACGGGTGGCCCTTGCCGGTTGATTGCCCTGGTTTGAGCCCAACGCGAGCCGATTCGGCTTCAGCTACGGGCTCAGATTGCCGCGTCGGTGTGCTGTGCTCCGCAGAGGGGTTGGTATCGCGGCGGGCACGGCTCCGGCGTGAGGGTGATTGAGGACAGTGAAACACCGGGGCGGCGTGCCGGTGACACGTCTGCCACGAGGAGCTCGGTGGTTGGTGCCGCGCTTGCGAGTACCGCCTGCCCGACGTGGTCTTGCGCACGGCGGACGTGAGACACTGCTGCAGGGCTGACGTGAGGCCACTGGCTTGCGTACACAAGACGTGGCCACGGTGGCGCGACGTCGCCCGTCTTGTCAGAGTCGGGTGGGATTCGGTGCGTCGCCGTAAACGGACTCGGGATCGAACGTCTTCGCCTGTTCAATGAACGTCAGCGGCTGACCCGCGTCGGGCCCAAAAGGCACGGAGCGGTAGAAACACGAACGGTTCCCGACGTGGCAGGACGCACCGGAGCCCGCCACGTCGACGCGCAGCAAAAGCGCATCCTGGTCGTCATCCACCCGTGCTTCTACGACCGTCTGTACGAGGCCGGATGTCGCGCCTTTTCGCCACAGCGTTTGTCTCGAGCGGCTGTAGTAGTGCGCCTCCCCAGAGCGCAGTGTCAGCGCCAAGGCGTCGGCGTTCATCCAGCCCAGCATCAGCACCTCGCCTGTCTGTGCATCGGTGGTGACGCAAGGCATCAACCCGTCGTTGCCAAACTTCGGCGCCAGCGCGTTGCCCTCTTCGACTTGATGCACGGAGAGCCTGTCCTGCAAAAGATCGTGTGCCATCTGCACCTCCGACAAAATGTTATATTATAACATTACAAATGTCGGTGGGAACGTGACTTGAGTCCGCCGGTGTTGCTCTGTCTGGCACCGACCGCACGCCAGTGCGGCACTCGCGCCGAAGTACCCAACTGATCTGCCGCTTTTACCCATGTTGCGATTGTTTAATTCGATGGGGCGTACCCTGGAGACGTTTCAGCCACGCGTCGCCGAGCACGTGCGTATGTACGTCTGCGGGCCGACGGTCTATTCCTTTGC is part of the Pseudomonadota bacterium genome and harbors:
- a CDS encoding ester cyclase; the protein is MTDIHTTHKARLAPLRQTLYDGDVDGVQAALRQLLTDDATVHMPHPFGDLTGPQALFDTCYRPLHEAMPDLERRDWIVMAGETEHGGHWVGCGGHYVGTFVLPWLGIPPTGHLTHMRFHEFYRFENDRVVECQTLWDIPEVMMQAKAWPMAPSLGREFCVPGPATQDGLVPGPWNRDAATTACDHIVTMLAHMTRHPSEGGPEVMEMPRFWHPRMNWYGPAGIGTARGIAGFRNWHQIPFLNAMPDRGHANDDITFHFFGDGNYAAVTGWPDMIQTVTHDGWMGIAPAGKRITLCSLDFWRVENGLIRENWVMVDILDAWRQLGVDVFARLREFNQARQCGPVRLAAEGLSDA
- a CDS encoding cyclase family protein; the protein is MCHPIIMEYVKGKALSRRELFRGTAAAGAAIVASSAMAPRPVLAQAASRVVDMTHTLTHDFPTYFGEQQFFDEDVFTYAENSFNLKMLQVNEHTGTHIDAPLHFTDGGTSIDEVPVESLVCPLAIIDIREKAAANADAQVTPDDLKAWIAQHGPIPPGACVAQNAGWQSRLGTPGFRNADDEGKMHFPAFHVEAVKMLLEEAEVAGIAVDTLSIDYGLSADFITHYTWLPANRWAVENMANLDQLPATGATLIVGAPKHAGGTGGPCRLIALV
- a CDS encoding DmsC/YnfH family molybdoenzyme membrane anchor subunit, whose protein sequence is MHPAPSLIAFTTLSGVGFGLLALVGLGAGPNAVGFGWAACTVAGALCVTGLLCSTLHLGRPDRAWRALSQWRSSWLSREGVLAIATLAVFALYALTWLFGTGRSAVLGVLMSSLSVATVYATGMIYGQLKTVPTWSCPWTPWKFLALGLSSGSLVLLALIGFAGERGILSTFLATAALALAAVVVFNWKSSAAKADLASVGATPEEATGLGHIGRVRLLESPHSSPNYLMKEMVYKVARHRAKSLARVALIAGLVVPAVLLVLAFPIGGGFVVFVAALCHVVGILALRWAFFAEAKHAVSSYY
- a CDS encoding amidohydrolase family protein, which codes for MYDLIVRNATLTTGETGVDIACRDGRIIAVEAGIPATGTEVIDAKGYLVSPPFVDPHFHMDATLSLGTPRVNVSGTLLEGIALWGELKQLQSVDDIIERAMRYCELAVAKGIGCIRSHVDTCDDALKGVQALLEVRDRLRDCIDLQLVAFPQDGLLRDPTAMRNTVRALDMGVDVVGGIPHFERTQADGAESVRLACELAAERGLMVDLHCDESDDPHSRHVETLAYQSQRLGLQGRVAGSHLTSMHSMDNYYVSKLIPLIAEAGVSVIPNPAINIMLQGRHDSYPKRRGLTRVRELRDAGITVGFGSDCVMDPWYSLGRADMLDIAFMGLHVAQLSSLADMAWCFDAVTTESARIMGLQGYGLEKGCYADFVLLQARDKIQAVRLRAHRLAVVRRGKVISTSPEITHALGVLSTNLLNEAGSIGQ
- a CDS encoding 4Fe-4S dicluster domain-containing protein; the encoded protein is MTMLPETPSVKLGLVIDLDTCVGCHACAVNCKSWNTGGYGAPLSDLDAYGSNPDGSWLNRIHTFEVTPDEGKAQLVHFPKSCLHCDDAPCVTVCPTGASYKRAEDGIVLVNEDHCMGCGLCAWACPYGARELDGDAGVMKKCTLCVDRIYNENLPEEDREPACVRACPARARHFGDLADPNSAVSKLVAERGGMDLMPGQGTKPVNKYLPPRPRRESNTGATAAGAVTAERPPNPEGGILGWLDRALESLG
- the hisI gene encoding phosphoribosyl-AMP cyclohydrolase; translation: MAHDLLQDRLSVHQVEEGNALAPKFGNDGLMPCVTTDAQTGEVLMLGWMNADALALTLRSGEAHYYSRSRQTLWRKGATSGLVQTVVEARVDDDQDALLLRVDVAGSGASCHVGNRSCFYRSVPFGPDAGQPLTFIEQAKTFDPESVYGDAPNPTRL